The Gammaproteobacteria bacterium genome contains the following window.
CGTCACGGGCGCGGACGGCTCCTTCCGGTTCGCGGATCTGGCCGCCGGCGACTACGTCGTCACGGCGATGCTCCCCGGTTTCCAGACGGCCGAGCTTCAGGTCACGCTCGCGGCGGGCGCCACGGAAGCCGTCCAGCTGACTCTGCAGATCGCCTATGTGCTCGACACGCTCAGCGTCGTCGCCGAGGAGCCCCGGATCTTCGCCCGCAACTTCGTCCCCGAGTCGATGATCCGGCAGCAGTCGAAGATCACCAACGTGACGGCGGTGGTGGACAACCTTCCCGGTGTCTCGGTCCAGGAGGGGGACGCGTACGGCTTCGACGACTGGTCGAGCAACGTGGCCGTGCGCGGCTTCCAGGTAACGATCAACGATGTCCAGATCGGCACCACCATCGACGGCTTTCCGAACGGCACCTCCGACTACTGGAGCGGCGCCAAGGCCAACCGCTTCGTCGACCCGATGAACCTCGCGAGCGTCGAGGTTTCACAGGGCACGGCCGACATCGCCTCGCGGTCCGTCGAGGCGCTGGGCGGCACGTTCAACTACCTCACGGACGATCCGGCGGCGGAGCGTGCCTACACCGCGTCCGCCACGATCGGCGAAAACGGCGGCGAGCGGTTCTCCATGCGGGTCGACACCGGACCGCTGTTCGGCGGGGAGACGCGCGCCTGGATCGCCGGGGTACGCCAGGAGGCGACCGACTGGATGGAGGGCTCCGCGAGGAACGAGCGGGAGCACATCGCCGCCAAGCTGGTTTCGTCGCACGGCCGCCTCGACCTGACCGGCTATCTCTCCTACGACGACATCCACGAGGACGTCTACCAGCGGCTCTACAGCGACGCCGACTTCAGGGCCGATCCGCGCTGGGACCGGCTGGTCGGCGACTGGCCCGGCGTGCCCTACCTGAACCAGTTCTACCGGCCCGGGTGGCAGACCCGCCGCCAGAACACCTTCGCCTACGTCAGAGCCGACTGGGCGCAGAGCGAACTCGGTTCGCTGAGCGCGGGCGTCTACTACCATCGCACCGGGGGCCGCGGCGACTGGCTGCCCCCCTACATCGTCGACGTCATCGATGACCACGGCGGACCGGAGTCGGAGCTCGCAGGGAATCCACCCGTCAGAGGCGGCACGCAGCTCGGCATCATCCGCTTCGTGGACGCCAACGGCGTCGCGGTCGGACCGACCCCCGGGTGCACGTCGTCCTACATCTTCAACTACTACGGTTCGGGCGGGCCGGAGGTCGACCCGGCATGCCATCCGGGCGCCACGGCGGTGCAGTCGTACCGCCACAGCCACTACGGCAAGGACCGCTACGGCCTGACCCTCGACGAGGAGTGGTCCGCCACCCTGGGCAGCGCCGGCAGCGCGCTCCGGGCCGGCATCTGGTATGAGGGCTCGCGGCGCCACCTGGGCCGGGACTGGCACCGCATGCTCGATCCCACGCTCAGCTTCAAGTGGGACTATCAGGCCTACTGGCACCAGTACGAGTGGGATTTCCCGCAGAACATCTTCAAGTGGTACCTGGAGGAGACGCTCTACGTGGGCCGGTTCGCCCTGAGCGGCGGCGTCAAGCAGTTCCTGATCGGCGTGTCGCGCGAAGACCAGTTCCATGCCGATCCATCGCTCGACATCGGTTCCGATTCGCAGCTGCTCTTCCAGGGCGGCGTCACTTACGAGACGCCGGTCGAAGGCCTCGACCTGTTCGCAGGCTATTCCGAGAACTTCAGGGCGATCGGCAGCACGCTGCTGGAAGTCCCGGGCCGGAGCCTGGAGCTCCTCGAGCCCGAGACCGCATCGAACATCGATGTCGGGATTCAGTATGCGGGAGAACGGGTTGCGTTGAGCGCTGCGTGGTACTCCATCGATTTCACGAACCGGATCTTCTACCTCGGACCGCAAACCCCCGCCGGTCCCAACTACCTCATTCCGGGAGGCGGGGCCTACTTCAACGCGGGCGGCATCGAAACAAGCGGCCTCGAGGTGGCCGCCACGGTGCCGTTGTCGGGGCAAACGTCGTTCTACACGGCCTTCACGTTCAACAACTCGGAGTACATCGGGTCCGGTGATCCGCTCGTCGACGAAAGCCAGGGCATCGTGGCCGGAGCCGACGTGACAGGCGTGCCGGCCCGGCTCTGGGTCATCTCACTCGACCGCAACGGGCCGCTCGGCGGCGGGCTTTCCGCAAAGTACACGTCGTCCCGCCGGGTCAGCCTGACCGCGGACTGGTACGCCGACGCCTACTGGACGGCGGACGCCTACGTCACCCTGAGGGGCGAGGCCCTGAGTGAGCTGCTCCGCTCGACCGAGTTCTCGATCGTTGCGACCAACCTGGGCGGCGCGGCCTATCTGTCGGCCATCACCGAGAACGCGGCCTGGCTGGGCGCGCCGCGAACGGTGTCCATGACCGCGACCGTGTCCTTCTGAAGGGGAAGGCGCGGAAGCGCTCTCCGCCGCCTCCTATTCCGCCTTCGTAGCGTGAAACGCGAAGATGGCTCCCTGCGGGTCCTTGCAATGGGCGATGAGGTCTCCGCCAGGCACCTCCATCGGCCCGTTCAGGATCGTTCCACCCCGCTTGACCACCCTCTCGGCCGTGACCTGCGCGTCCGGCACGCGAATGTAGGGAAGCCAGGCCGACACCGGCATCTCCGGAGGACGGTTGAAGATGCCTCCCAGCGGATGCGCGCCGCGGTGAAACTCCAGATAGGTGCCCGCCTCGCCCATGTCCTCGCGGCTGGCCTCGCGCCAGCCGAACAGCTCCGAGTAGAACGCCCACGCCGCCTCCCAGTCCGTGGTGGCGAGTTCGTGCCAGGAAAACTCGCCGATGGAAGCCGGGCCGTCGTGCCCAGGCGTCGCGTCCGACGGCTGGTACGCAGTGATCACGGCTCCCTGGGGGTCGGCGATGATGGCCATGCGCCCCACCTCGGGAATGTCGAACAGGTTCAGCAGTTTGCCTCCCAGGTTTTCGGCCTTCACGGCGCACGCTTCGGCATCCGGGGTCGAGACGTATGCAAGCCAGTGCGGCGGCGCTCCGGTTGCGGCAACCTCCGGTGGAAGCCGCATGAAGCCCCCGACCGGCATCTCACCGTTCATCCACACCGAGTAGGGCGTCTCGCTCCCCTCCCACTCCCTCGTCCCCCAGCCGATGACGGCGGCATAGAAGTCCGCGGCGGCCTCCGGGTCCGTCGTGAGCAGTTCGCCCCAGCAGAACCGTCCGTTCGGCGTTTCAGTCATGATGTCTCACAGGTTGGAGGGTCGCGCTGGGATGCGGAAAGGCCCGGCAGAGTATAACCTGCCCTCTTGCCCCGCCAGCGCGGCGAAACGCCCGGTCACGTCCTCGCCAGGAGCGTTCGGTGGTCATGAACGCCCGCGCCTGCCAATATGATCTTCCGTGGCAAAGTGCGGCTGGGGAAGCCAGGGGATCGGGTGCCGCGAAGAGCGGGCTGGCGGCGAAGCGCGGTACCTCTGCGATTCCGGGACCACCGGGGGGAGCACCTTGGATCGAATACCGAGGCTGATTGCCGGCCTGACCGGTTCGGCGGCGGCGGTCTTCTACCGCGTCGACCGGCACGGGCCGCCCCTGCCCGACGGCCCCGTGATCGTGGCGGCCAACCACCCCAACAGCCTCGTCGACCCGCTGCTGATCTTCCGCTGCAGCGAGCGCATCACGCGCCCCCTGGGCCGGGCTCCGCTATTCGATCGTCGACTGCTGGGACCGGCCCTGCGGGCTCTCGGAGCAATTCCCGTCTACCGCAGGCAGGACGATCCAGACGAGATGCACCGCAACGAGGAGATGTTCAGCGCGGCGATCGACGTGCTCCGGGGCGGGGGCGCGCTCCAGATCTTTCCGGAGGGAAAAAGCCACTCACAGACCCGGCTGGCCGAGTTTCGCACGGGCGCCGCGCGCATCGCGCTGCAGGCGGAGGAGAGCGCCGATTGGCGGCTCGGCGTGTCGATCGTCCCCGTGGGAATCACCTACTCGCGCAAGGAGCTGGCGCGGACGGCGGTGACCGTGCGCTTCGCGGAGGCGGTCGAGTGTACCGACCTGAAGGAGGAGTACCGGGCAGACCCCGTCGCCGCGGCGCAGAGGCTCACCGCGCGCATCGCGAAGGGGATCCGGCGCCAGACGCTCAACTTCGACCACCACCGCGACCGGACGCTCGTGGAGGTGTCAGAGCAGCTCTACGTGCGCCAGTCGCGCCGGGTGCCGTGGCGCAGGCGCGAACGCTTGGGAACCCGTTTCCCCCGCCTGCAGCGCTTCGCGAAGGGGCTCGACTGGGTCAGAAGGGCGGATCCGGGCGAGCATCGCCGGCTGACCGACAAAGTGGAGCGGTACGCCGCGCTCAACGCCGAACTCCGCGCGGGGGAGGGAGACGTGCCGCCCCGCTACAGCCTCCTCCCGGTGGTGCAATACGTCCTCGTGCGGGGGACCCTGCTGGTGCTGGGCCTCCCCCTCGCGGTGGCGGGACTCCTGCTCTGGACGCCGGTGACCCGGTTTTCCGGTTTCGTCGTGCGGCGCATGCGACCAGAATTCGAGGTCACGGCGACGATCAAGTTGCTGACGCTCCTGGCGGCGGTGTCCACAGCCTGGGTTCTGTGGGTCTTCATGGGCTACCTGGCAGGGGGGACGCCGGTCGCCCTGGCCGCCGCGCTGCTGGTTCCGATATGCGGCTTCGTCGCCATGTTCTGGGTGGAACTGGCTCGCGAGGTCGCTGAAGACACGTCCCTGTTCCTCAGGCTGCAGGGCCGACCCGATCTCCGCAGACGCTTCGCCCGGATGCGGTCGGAGCTCACCGCAACCTTCCGCCGGCTGGAGAAGCGCTGGCTGGAGGAGCGGCGTGCGGGTGGTGTACATGGGGAGGGCGGCAAAGAGAGGCGTCCATGAGACACATGCTGCAACTCCGGTTTGCTCCGCGGGCATTGGTCGTCTGCTTCGCCGTGCTCGCGCACGCCGCGTGTGCCGGGGACGCGCCGCCGAGGTCTTCCGCGGCCCTCGTCGTTGACAGCGCCGGGATCGAGATCGTCACCAGTGATGCGTTGGGCTCGGATCGACGGTGCGGGCTGGCCGACCGGCCGACCCTGTCCCTGGGCACCGTCGAGGGCGACGAGGCTTTCATGCTCTTTTTCGTCCGGGGAGCAAACCGGCTCTCCGACGGGAGTCTGGCCGTCCTGAACAACAGCTCTGGAGAGATCCGAATCTTCACCCGCGCGGGGACGCACCTGCGCTCCATGGGAGGCCACGGGGACGGCCCCGGCGAGTTTCGCATCGGCCGCTTCATATGGGTTCTCCCGGGGGACACGCTGTGGGTTGGCGACTACCGCCCGTGGCGCTACCACATCTACTCCGCTCGCGGGGCCTTCATCCGGACCGTAGACCTCGATCCTCCCTACCTGAACGCTTCGCGGGGCGGCGGAGTCCTCGCCAACGGCGTCTCGGTGAACGTGCAACGTCCCTTTTTGGGTCCGACAAACGATTTCCGGCAGCCCGAGCCCTGGTCTGTCGAGGCGCATGACGTGGATGGCACGCTGATGCGCGAACTCTTAAGGCTGGATGGCGTCCGACGGGGCACGTGGGAGGGAGCCGGCGTAATCATGTCCACGCTCTTCGACCCGACTCCGTCCATCGTCGCCGCGGGTGCGACGATCGCCATCTCCACAGCGCGAGAGCCCGAAGTGCAGATCCTGGATGGGGATTTCACGCTGCGCCGCATCGTTCGCTGGTCGGATCCGGACCGGGAGGTGACCGCCGCCCACATACGGGGGTATCGAGATGCCCTGGTGGAAAGGCGTGGCGGACGCGGCAGCGAGAACTGGAGCGCCGCCGACGAGTCCCTGGTGAGCGACAGGCGTCCAACGGCCGACCTGTTTCCCGCCACGGAAGGGCTCATGCTTGGCCGCGATGGCCGGCTGTGGGTCAGACGATACCGCAGGCCCGGCGACGACGTCCGCTGGATGGCATTCGGGTCCGGCGGCGAGTTCCAGTGCCACCTCACAATGGACACGTCGCTGACGGTCTACGAGTTCGGTGCCGATTATCTGCTCGCGGTACACATGGATGAACTCGAAGTCGAGCGGGTCGTGGAGTATGAACTGCACCCGTCGTCAGAGCCGAGTGGCTCGCAGCCGTGACCGCGCGTTCCCGCGCGATCGCTTGAGAAGCTGGTGTCCTTCCTCATCACTCGCCCGGAGGGGCCCGCCGTGCGCTCCCTGCGCCTGTGACACGCGCGTGCGCGTTGCGTCCGTTGCATCTCCGTCGCATTATGACAGACTGGTATCCCGTTTCGTCAGGTACGCATCAGGAGTCGACGGAGTCCGCGCGATGAGGCCAAACGTCAGCCTCGGCATTTCCGGTTTCTTCGGCGCGCTGCTGTTCGCCGGGCTGGCCGCGCTGCTGTTCGCCGTTCCCGCCTCCGCGCAATCCCCCGAAGAGTTCTTCGAGAACCGTGTGCGGCCGGTGCTGGCCGAAAGCTGCATGGACTGCCACGGGCGGTTGCGCCGCGGGAATCTGCGCCTCAACTCGCGCGAGGCGATGATGCGCGGGGGTGATTCCGGTCCCGCGATCATCCCGGGGGATCCCGACGGGAGCCTGCTCATCCAGACGGTGCGTCACGAGATCGAGGGGCAGGAGATGCCTCGCGACGAGGATCCGCTCACGCCGCAGCAGATCGAGGGGCTCATCGAGTGGATTCGCATGGATGCGCCCTGGCCCGCAGTGGCGGAGGGGGCGGAAGGCACGGAGGGGGCAGTGCTGGCCCTCGCCGATGAGGGCCTCTCGCCCGGCGCGCGCCTCTTCGTCGACCGGGTCCGCCCCGTCCTCGAACGCAGCTGTTTCTCCTGTCACACCGACGATGAACGGAGCGGCCTGCGGCTCGATTCCAGGGAGCGGATGCTTCAGGGAGGCAGTCGCGGCCCCGCGATCATCCCCGGCAACCCCGAGCAGAGCCTCATCATCGCCGCGCTCCGGCATGTTGACGAGGACCTGCAGATGCCGCGCAACGCGGACCAGCTGCCCGACACGGAGATCCAGGGCTTCATCGACTGGATCCAGGCCGGGGCGGAGTGGGCCGAGATCACGGCGCCGCTGGCGATCCCCAGGCGCGGAGTCACCGCCGCCGAACGCGACTTCTGGTCGTTCCGGCCGCTGGCCGATCCCGCCATCCCGGAGCCCGAACGCGCCGGCTGGGCCCACACCGACATCGACCGCTTCGTGCTCGCGAAGATCGAGGAGCAGGGGCTCGAACCGCTGGGTGCTGCAGGCCGCCGCCAGCTCATCCGGCGCGCCACCTTCGGCCTGACCGGCCTGCCTCCGACCCCCGAGGATGTCGAGGCCTTCGTCAGCGACACTTCGCCCGACGCGTTCGAGAAGGTCGTCGACCGGCTGCTGGCCTCTCCCCACTACGGCGAGCGCTGGGGCCGGCACTGGCTGGACGTGGCCCGCTTCGGCGAGGACGACACCCGCGGGCTCGCACCGGGCGGTTCGGGACGCGAGCGCTACCCCAACGCCTACATCCAGCGCGACTGGGTGGTCGAAGCCTTCAACCGCGACATGCCCTACGACCTCTTCGTCAAGGCGCAGATCGCCGGCGACCTGCTGGAGGAGGCCGAGCGCGAGCGCGCCATCCCGGCGCTGGGCTTCCTGGGGGGCGGCCCCTGGTACTACGACATCGCCGATCCGCCGGTGGCGCGCGCGGACGAGCGCCATGACCGGGTCGACGTGACCACGCGCGGGTTCCTGGGGCTCACGGTCGGCTGCGCCCGCTGCCACGACCACAAGTACGACCCCATCGGCACGCACGACTACTATGCCCTCGCGGGCATCTTCAGCAACTCCGACTATCACGAATATCCGATTGCGGAAAAAGACGAAGCCGAGGCCTACGAGAAGGAAAAGGAGTTCATAGACGGCCTCCGGACGAGTCTCAACGAGTACCTGAGCACCGAGGGCGAACAGTTGACGCGCGTTCTCTCGCTCCAGGTCTCGCGCTACATGATGGCCGCGTGGCAGGTGACCGGCAGGCCGCAGCTTCCGGCCGAGCGGGCCGCGTCGCAGGCCAAGGTCGACCTCGAGACGCTGCAGCGCTGGATCCGCTTCCTGGGCAAGGAACCGAGGCACTATCCGTATCTCGTCGACTGGCAGGAGATGATCGCGCGCGGCGACGCCGAGGAGGACGAAGCCCAGGGACTCGCGGACGCCTTCCAGCGCCTGGTGCTCGAAGTGGTCGCCGAGCAGGAGAAGCTCGAGGAGCGCAACCAGCGCATCATCGCCAAAGGCATGCCGCTCGAGGAAGTGAAGTCGACGCCGATGCCCAACGGCTTCGAGAGCTTCTTCGACCAGCACCAGCTCGAGCTCGAGACCATGGAGCGCGAGCGCTTCAACCTTTACTCCGACATCTTCCGCAGCGACCTCGACAACCAGTTGGACACCTTCTTCCCCGCGCCGGGGCTGTTCCGGTTCCGCGGATGGGGGCTCGAGCGGCAGCTCGGGCGCGTGGCGATGGATCACATCTCGGCCATGCGCGAGCGCATCGAGGAGCTGGAGGAGGAGCTCCCCGATCTGCCCTTCGCCATGGGCGTGGCCGACAGGGAGCCCGAGGACCTGACCGACATCGCGCTCCACATCCGCGGCAGCCCCACGAACCTCGGCGAAGCGGTGCCGCGCGGCTTCCTGACCGTGCTGGACGAGGAGGGCGCCGAGCCGTACGCCGAGGGAAGCGGCCGGCTGCAGCTCGCTGAAGCCATCGCCGCGCACCCGATCACCGCCCGCGTGATCGTGAACCGCGTATGGCGCTGGCACATGGGCACGGGCATCGTCGACACGCCCAGCAATTTCGGGGTGATGGGAGAGCGGCCCACGAACCCCGAGCTGCTGGAGTACCTGGCGTCGCGCTTCGTCGAAAGCGGCATGTCGATCAAGCAATTGCACCGCGACATTATGCTGTCGGCGACGTATCAGTTGGCGAGCGGCCGCAACGCGGGCAACGAGCAGATCGACGGGGCGAACCGCTACTACTGGCGGGCGGACCGCCGCCGCCTCGACGCCGAGAGCATACGCGACGCGATCCTCTCCGTGTCCGGCGATCTGGACGCGACCGTCGGCGGGCCTTCGAAGAGCCTGCGCGACGAGCAGAACAATCGCCGCACCATCTACGGCGAGGTGAGCCGCTTCCAGGTCGACGAGTTCCTGCAGACCTTCGACTTCCCCAACCCGAGCCTGTCCGCGGAGCGCCGCTACACCACCAACGTCCCCGGCCAGAGCCTCTACTTCATGAACAGCCCGTTCGTGCGGAGGCAGGCGGACCTGTTCGTGAAGAGACTGCTGGAGGAGACGGCTGACGCCGAGCTGGTTGCGGAGGATGGGGAGGAAGGGAACGGGCGTTCGGGCAATGGCAGCAACGGGAACGGCGCCAACGGCGACCACGCCAACGGCGCGGCAGAGGGCGACGATACCGACGATGCCTCCGTCATCTTCCGCGATCGTGAGATGATCGAAGCCGCATATCCGCTGCTCTATTCGCGGGATGTCACCGAGCCCGAGATCGCCGCGGGCATCGAGTTCCTCGAAGAGCGCCGGACCGCGTTCCTGGCGGAAGAGCTGGCGAAGCTCGAAGATGAGTCCGGTGACGAAGCCGAAGCAGATGCATCGGAGGCGGATGCGGGAGCTGCGGAGGTTGACGAGGCCAGGGAGGGTGCAGGGGCGAATGAGGATGAAGATGCCCGGGACGAGGGCGATGCGGGCGAGGACGCCTCGCCCGACGCCGCACCCGACACCCCCGAGCATCGCGCCTCCATGCAGGCGTGGATCCAGTACGCGCGAGCGCTGTTCAGCGTCGCGGAATTCAGGTTTGTGGACTGATGTCTGACCATCATCACGATCACCACGGCTGCGGCATGATCCACGGGGAGCCGCGCACGCGGCGCGAAGCCCTGAAGACCATGGGCGCGGGCTTCGGCATGATGGCGTTCGCGAGCCTCGTGGGGACGTCGATGCTCGAGGCCTCGAACGGGCTCGTGTCGTCGATGGGCACGCCGCTGCCCAGGCCCGATTTCGAGCCGCGCGCGAAGAACGTCATCTTCCTGTTCATGAACGGGGGCGTGTCGCAGGTCGACACCTTCGATCCCAAGCCGATGCTCGAGAAGTATCACGGGCAGCCCCTGCCGACCGGCGAGATCAAGACCGAGCGGCGCACCGGCGCGCTCATGAAGTCGCCCTTCAGCTTCAAGCGCTACGGGCAGTCGGGGATCGAGGTCAGCGAGCTCTTCCCGCACGTGGGCGAGTGCGCGGACGACATCTGCGTGATCCGCTCGATGCACACCGAGATCCCGAACCACGAGCCCTCGCTGCTCATGATGAACACGGGGCACATCCAGCCGGGCCGGCCCTCGCTGGGATCGTGGCTCACGTACGGGCTCGGAACCGAGAACCGCAACCTTCCCGGGTTCGTGGTGCTCTGCCCGGACCAGCCCACCGTCGTCGGCCCGCCGCTCTGGAGCAACGCCTTCCTCCCGCCCATCCACCAGGGCACCTACATCTCCGACAAGGTGCCGAGGATCGAGGACGACTTCGACCCGGAGCGCCTGATCCCCAACATCCGCGGCGAGGAGAGGAACGGCGACGGCCAGCGCCGCGAGGTGGACCTGATCGAGAAGCTGAACCGGCTGCACATGCAGCGCCTGGAGGAGGAGGATCCGCAGATCGAGGGCGCGATCCAGGTGATGGAGACCGCCTACCGCATGCAGACCGAGGCCCCGGACGTGTTCGACATCCGCGGCGAGAGCGAGGCGACCCAGAAGCTGTACGGCCCCGGAAGCACCGCACGCGGATGCCTGATGGCGGTGCGGCTGATCGAGCGTGGCGTGCGCATCGTGCAGGTCTATTACGCGAAGGGCGATCCCTGGGATGCCCACACCGACATCTTCCAGCACCGCAAGAACGCCCGTGACTCCGACCAGCCCTTCGCCGCGGTGATCAAGGACCTCAAGTCACGGGGCCTCTTCGACGACACCCTGGTGGTGTGCGGCACCGAGTTCGGACGCACGCCCGTGCTTGAGACGGGGGGCGGAGGCGCCGGCGGACGCGTGGTCAACGGCCGTGACCACAACCCGTTCGGCTTCAGCATCTGGCTGGCCGGCGGCGGCATCAAGGGCGGCATGACCTACGGCGCCACCGACGACTTCGGCTTCAAGGCCGTCGAGAACCCGGTCCACATCCACGACCTGCACGCGACCATCCTCTACCTGATGGGCATCGACCACGAGAAGCTGACCTACAACTACAGCGGGCGTGATTTCCGGCTGACGGATGTGGCGGGCGAGGTGATTCACGACATCATCGCGTGACCATGAGCCCGACAGCGTGACCAGAGGCTTTCTGCTGGCAACGGTCGCGGGGGCCGTCACGCTCTTCGTGGTAGGCGGCGTCCTTTACGGACTTCTGGAGGATTTCTTCGCCAACGAGGTTTCGAGGGCGATCCCCATCTGGTGGGCGCTGGGCCTGGGCCAACTCCTCTACGCCGCGGTCCTGACCCTCGTCCTGAGTTGGAGGGGTGTCGTCAGCGGCTGGGAAGGTTTCCAGGCCGGGGCCGTGTTCGGGGCTCTGCTGGGCCTGGGCATGGCGCTGATGGGCTACGCCACCATGGACGACGTGCAGACGCTCGCGACAGTCGGCGGGCACACCCTGATCGGGGTCGTGAACAACGGGACGGCCGGCGCGCTGATTGCGGTGGTGCTTGGCAGGGGTGGGGGCTGAGCGGCGCCGCTCGTCGAGGGGCTAGTGGGCGGCGCCCTTTCTGGCGACGAAGAACATCCTGCCTTCGTGCATCGAGCCCTCCAGGATGGGTTCGCTCTCATCCAGGGACTGCAGTTCTCCGAATCCGACCTTTCGCAGGAGGTCCCTGATTTCACCCTCTTCGTACCAGCGCTGAATCAGAGGGAAATCGGTCCGCACCCAGCCGGCATCCTTCAACTCGAACAGAGTGACAT
Protein-coding sequences here:
- a CDS encoding TonB-dependent receptor, with the protein product MTPLDPLSSRCLSLAIAAFLLSLSAPAPATAQTTGAIEGTTIGTNGFPMSGALVTVTGAAVSQESVTGADGSFRFADLAAGDYVVTAMLPGFQTAELQVTLAAGATEAVQLTLQIAYVLDTLSVVAEEPRIFARNFVPESMIRQQSKITNVTAVVDNLPGVSVQEGDAYGFDDWSSNVAVRGFQVTINDVQIGTTIDGFPNGTSDYWSGAKANRFVDPMNLASVEVSQGTADIASRSVEALGGTFNYLTDDPAAERAYTASATIGENGGERFSMRVDTGPLFGGETRAWIAGVRQEATDWMEGSARNEREHIAAKLVSSHGRLDLTGYLSYDDIHEDVYQRLYSDADFRADPRWDRLVGDWPGVPYLNQFYRPGWQTRRQNTFAYVRADWAQSELGSLSAGVYYHRTGGRGDWLPPYIVDVIDDHGGPESELAGNPPVRGGTQLGIIRFVDANGVAVGPTPGCTSSYIFNYYGSGGPEVDPACHPGATAVQSYRHSHYGKDRYGLTLDEEWSATLGSAGSALRAGIWYEGSRRHLGRDWHRMLDPTLSFKWDYQAYWHQYEWDFPQNIFKWYLEETLYVGRFALSGGVKQFLIGVSREDQFHADPSLDIGSDSQLLFQGGVTYETPVEGLDLFAGYSENFRAIGSTLLEVPGRSLELLEPETASNIDVGIQYAGERVALSAAWYSIDFTNRIFYLGPQTPAGPNYLIPGGGAYFNAGGIETSGLEVAATVPLSGQTSFYTAFTFNNSEYIGSGDPLVDESQGIVAGADVTGVPARLWVISLDRNGPLGGGLSAKYTSSRRVSLTADWYADAYWTADAYVTLRGEALSELLRSTEFSIVATNLGGAAYLSAITENAAWLGAPRTVSMTATVSF
- a CDS encoding VOC family protein; protein product: MTETPNGRFCWGELLTTDPEAAADFYAAVIGWGTREWEGSETPYSVWMNGEMPVGGFMRLPPEVAATGAPPHWLAYVSTPDAEACAVKAENLGGKLLNLFDIPEVGRMAIIADPQGAVITAYQPSDATPGHDGPASIGEFSWHELATTDWEAAWAFYSELFGWREASREDMGEAGTYLEFHRGAHPLGGIFNRPPEMPVSAWLPYIRVPDAQVTAERVVKRGGTILNGPMEVPGGDLIAHCKDPQGAIFAFHATKAE
- a CDS encoding 1-acyl-sn-glycerol-3-phosphate acyltransferase, which translates into the protein MDRIPRLIAGLTGSAAAVFYRVDRHGPPLPDGPVIVAANHPNSLVDPLLIFRCSERITRPLGRAPLFDRRLLGPALRALGAIPVYRRQDDPDEMHRNEEMFSAAIDVLRGGGALQIFPEGKSHSQTRLAEFRTGAARIALQAEESADWRLGVSIVPVGITYSRKELARTAVTVRFAEAVECTDLKEEYRADPVAAAQRLTARIAKGIRRQTLNFDHHRDRTLVEVSEQLYVRQSRRVPWRRRERLGTRFPRLQRFAKGLDWVRRADPGEHRRLTDKVERYAALNAELRAGEGDVPPRYSLLPVVQYVLVRGTLLVLGLPLAVAGLLLWTPVTRFSGFVVRRMRPEFEVTATIKLLTLLAAVSTAWVLWVFMGYLAGGTPVALAAALLVPICGFVAMFWVELAREVAEDTSLFLRLQGRPDLRRRFARMRSELTATFRRLEKRWLEERRAGGVHGEGGKERRP
- a CDS encoding PSD1 and planctomycete cytochrome C domain-containing protein, coding for MRPNVSLGISGFFGALLFAGLAALLFAVPASAQSPEEFFENRVRPVLAESCMDCHGRLRRGNLRLNSREAMMRGGDSGPAIIPGDPDGSLLIQTVRHEIEGQEMPRDEDPLTPQQIEGLIEWIRMDAPWPAVAEGAEGTEGAVLALADEGLSPGARLFVDRVRPVLERSCFSCHTDDERSGLRLDSRERMLQGGSRGPAIIPGNPEQSLIIAALRHVDEDLQMPRNADQLPDTEIQGFIDWIQAGAEWAEITAPLAIPRRGVTAAERDFWSFRPLADPAIPEPERAGWAHTDIDRFVLAKIEEQGLEPLGAAGRRQLIRRATFGLTGLPPTPEDVEAFVSDTSPDAFEKVVDRLLASPHYGERWGRHWLDVARFGEDDTRGLAPGGSGRERYPNAYIQRDWVVEAFNRDMPYDLFVKAQIAGDLLEEAERERAIPALGFLGGGPWYYDIADPPVARADERHDRVDVTTRGFLGLTVGCARCHDHKYDPIGTHDYYALAGIFSNSDYHEYPIAEKDEAEAYEKEKEFIDGLRTSLNEYLSTEGEQLTRVLSLQVSRYMMAAWQVTGRPQLPAERAASQAKVDLETLQRWIRFLGKEPRHYPYLVDWQEMIARGDAEEDEAQGLADAFQRLVLEVVAEQEKLEERNQRIIAKGMPLEEVKSTPMPNGFESFFDQHQLELETMERERFNLYSDIFRSDLDNQLDTFFPAPGLFRFRGWGLERQLGRVAMDHISAMRERIEELEEELPDLPFAMGVADREPEDLTDIALHIRGSPTNLGEAVPRGFLTVLDEEGAEPYAEGSGRLQLAEAIAAHPITARVIVNRVWRWHMGTGIVDTPSNFGVMGERPTNPELLEYLASRFVESGMSIKQLHRDIMLSATYQLASGRNAGNEQIDGANRYYWRADRRRLDAESIRDAILSVSGDLDATVGGPSKSLRDEQNNRRTIYGEVSRFQVDEFLQTFDFPNPSLSAERRYTTNVPGQSLYFMNSPFVRRQADLFVKRLLEETADAELVAEDGEEGNGRSGNGSNGNGANGDHANGAAEGDDTDDASVIFRDREMIEAAYPLLYSRDVTEPEIAAGIEFLEERRTAFLAEELAKLEDESGDEAEADASEADAGAAEVDEAREGAGANEDEDARDEGDAGEDASPDAAPDTPEHRASMQAWIQYARALFSVAEFRFVD
- a CDS encoding DUF1501 domain-containing protein, which codes for MSDHHHDHHGCGMIHGEPRTRREALKTMGAGFGMMAFASLVGTSMLEASNGLVSSMGTPLPRPDFEPRAKNVIFLFMNGGVSQVDTFDPKPMLEKYHGQPLPTGEIKTERRTGALMKSPFSFKRYGQSGIEVSELFPHVGECADDICVIRSMHTEIPNHEPSLLMMNTGHIQPGRPSLGSWLTYGLGTENRNLPGFVVLCPDQPTVVGPPLWSNAFLPPIHQGTYISDKVPRIEDDFDPERLIPNIRGEERNGDGQRREVDLIEKLNRLHMQRLEEEDPQIEGAIQVMETAYRMQTEAPDVFDIRGESEATQKLYGPGSTARGCLMAVRLIERGVRIVQVYYAKGDPWDAHTDIFQHRKNARDSDQPFAAVIKDLKSRGLFDDTLVVCGTEFGRTPVLETGGGGAGGRVVNGRDHNPFGFSIWLAGGGIKGGMTYGATDDFGFKAVENPVHIHDLHATILYLMGIDHEKLTYNYSGRDFRLTDVAGEVIHDIIA